Proteins encoded within one genomic window of Nonomuraea gerenzanensis:
- a CDS encoding adenosine deaminase family protein: MRDLRSLPKAHLHVHLESTVRPRTVREWGGPPEPEGGFSTFREFADQRAKVRELLTTADRFRRVAVEFCADEAAQGTRYVEVTFTAAAHGERVGDPEMPLLAVLDGLAEGQARYGIECRVLLDHSRRRPVERMWQTYKLALRHEQVIGLGVAGDESHPLAPFAEVCDAARDAGLHLVHHAGEAAGADSIREAIDVGHTERLGHGIRVLDDDALVDEVRERGLALEVCPFSNVLLGLVPSLEEHPLPRLREAGLAVTVNTDGETGLGDEYLRLREVFGYGDGELAGFAKAAIDASFAPEGMKAALRAEVDEWLATPPASS; encoded by the coding sequence GTGAGAGATCTACGGTCGCTGCCCAAGGCCCACCTGCACGTTCACCTGGAGAGCACCGTACGGCCGCGTACCGTGCGCGAGTGGGGCGGCCCGCCGGAGCCGGAGGGCGGGTTCAGCACGTTCAGGGAGTTCGCCGACCAGCGAGCCAAGGTGCGCGAGCTGCTGACCACGGCCGACCGTTTCCGCCGGGTCGCGGTGGAGTTCTGCGCCGACGAGGCCGCCCAGGGCACCCGGTACGTCGAGGTCACGTTCACCGCCGCCGCGCACGGAGAGCGCGTGGGGGATCCGGAGATGCCGCTGCTGGCGGTGCTCGACGGGCTCGCCGAGGGGCAGGCCAGGTACGGGATCGAGTGCCGGGTGCTGCTCGACCACTCCAGGCGGCGGCCGGTGGAGCGGATGTGGCAGACGTACAAGCTGGCCCTGCGCCACGAGCAGGTCATCGGCCTCGGCGTGGCGGGGGACGAGAGCCACCCGCTGGCTCCGTTCGCCGAGGTGTGCGACGCGGCCAGGGACGCGGGGCTGCACCTCGTGCATCACGCGGGGGAGGCGGCGGGGGCCGACAGTATCCGGGAGGCCATCGACGTGGGGCACACCGAGCGGCTCGGGCACGGGATCCGGGTGCTCGATGACGATGCGCTGGTGGATGAGGTGCGGGAGCGGGGGCTGGCGCTGGAGGTGTGTCCGTTCTCGAATGTGCTGCTCGGTCTTGTGCCGTCGTTGGAGGAGCATCCGTTGCCTCGGTTGCGGGAGGCTGGGTTGGCTGTGACCGTCAATACCGATGGGGAGACGGGGCTGGGGGATGAGTATCTGCGGTTGCGGGAGGTCTTCGGGTATGGGGATGGGGAGCTGGCCGGGTTCGCGAAGGCGGCGATCGATGCGTCGT
- a CDS encoding alpha/beta fold hydrolase, with product MTVVLVHGVPETPSVWDPLRAALRRQDVRAVRLPGFGCPRPGGFGATKEEYVAWLAAELESMGVDEVDLVGHDWGGGLVVRLVSLQPELVRSWVTDAPGLAHPGFRWHDVARLWQAAGAGEQFFEQIVALPVEARAEAFAGIGVPQEHAVAMVREVDAVMGGCILDLYRSAVHVAEEWSPAFTDIPVPGLALVPSEDPYLAAGVARASAARAGAAVAELTGLGHWWMLQDPAAGAARLEKFWSEVAK from the coding sequence ATGACCGTCGTTCTGGTACACGGCGTCCCGGAGACGCCGTCCGTCTGGGATCCGTTGCGCGCGGCCCTGCGCCGTCAGGACGTACGCGCGGTGCGGCTGCCCGGCTTCGGCTGCCCTCGGCCCGGTGGCTTCGGCGCGACCAAGGAGGAGTACGTGGCCTGGCTGGCCGCCGAGCTGGAGTCGATGGGCGTGGACGAGGTCGACCTCGTCGGCCACGACTGGGGCGGCGGCCTGGTGGTGCGGCTGGTCAGCCTGCAGCCCGAGCTCGTACGCTCCTGGGTCACCGACGCCCCCGGCCTGGCCCACCCGGGCTTCCGCTGGCACGACGTCGCGCGGCTGTGGCAGGCGGCGGGGGCCGGGGAGCAGTTCTTCGAGCAGATCGTGGCGCTGCCGGTCGAGGCGCGGGCCGAGGCGTTCGCGGGGATCGGGGTGCCGCAGGAGCATGCGGTGGCGATGGTGCGCGAGGTGGACGCGGTGATGGGCGGGTGCATCCTGGACCTTTACCGGTCCGCGGTGCACGTGGCGGAGGAGTGGTCGCCGGCGTTCACCGACATTCCCGTGCCGGGGCTGGCGCTGGTGCCGTCCGAGGATCCGTACCTGGCGGCGGGCGTGGCGCGGGCGAGCGCGGCCAGGGCGGGCGCGGCCGTGGCCGAGCTGACGGGGCTCGGCCACTGGTGGATGCTCCAGGATCCGGCGGCGGGGGCGGCGCGGCTGGAGAAGTTCTGGAGCGAGGTGGCCAAGTAG
- a CDS encoding class I SAM-dependent methyltransferase: protein MNRSRSSVVHQATYAIKNPHKIIPHLRRLARDTWFRLRTRDHIGYYRAVMRSDTARDPEGAVGSHNHRRWLALGRMQFDYLVEHGLKPECRMLEIGCGNLRAGHLFIGYLHTGNYYGVDISPDILMAAQDTLVEHGLGDKLPYLTPVRDLRLAFLPDEHFDVVHAHSVFSHSPLEVIEECFAHVGRVMKPGAWFDFTFDRTEGKEHQVLREDFYYRTETLAALAGKYGFDATFMEDWERLPHKQSKMRLTKRQPA from the coding sequence GTGAACCGCTCCCGTTCGAGCGTCGTCCACCAAGCGACGTACGCCATCAAGAACCCACACAAGATCATCCCCCACCTGCGGCGCCTGGCCCGCGACACGTGGTTCAGGCTGCGCACGCGCGACCACATCGGCTACTACCGCGCCGTCATGAGGTCCGACACGGCCCGCGACCCCGAGGGCGCCGTCGGCTCGCACAACCACCGGCGGTGGCTGGCGCTGGGCCGCATGCAGTTCGACTACTTGGTGGAGCACGGGCTGAAGCCCGAATGCCGGATGCTGGAGATCGGCTGCGGCAACCTGCGGGCGGGCCACTTGTTCATCGGTTACCTGCACACCGGGAACTACTACGGCGTCGACATCTCACCCGACATCCTCATGGCCGCGCAGGACACCCTCGTCGAGCACGGCCTGGGGGACAAGCTGCCGTACCTGACGCCCGTACGCGACCTGCGCCTGGCGTTCCTGCCCGACGAGCACTTCGACGTCGTGCACGCGCACAGCGTCTTCTCGCACTCCCCGCTGGAGGTGATCGAGGAGTGCTTCGCACACGTGGGCAGGGTGATGAAACCCGGTGCCTGGTTCGACTTCACCTTCGACCGAACCGAGGGCAAGGAGCACCAGGTGCTGCGGGAGGACTTCTACTATCGCACCGAGACCCTCGCCGCGCTGGCCGGGAAGTACGGCTTCGACGCGACGTTCATGGAGGACTGGGAGCGGCTGCCGCACAAGCAGTCGAAGATGCGCCTCACCAAGCGGCAACCTGCGTAG
- a CDS encoding TetR/AcrR family transcriptional regulator — protein sequence MSTDTLGLREQKKRETRQAISDHATQLFLERGFDRTTIADIAAAARVAKMTVTNYFPRKEDLALDHHEEFAAGLAETVAHRPAGESALGAVRRAYLAALEQRDPVIGFTGREFARMIAESPTLVARLRDLHDQREEALARQLVREAPGDPVAARAVAAQIAAADRLLFRELQARMLAGQDAAATGGAALDEGGDGVTSPREGAEVGGGGVTSPRGGAEEDAGRRVDGIAVALGEIARRVFDLLEPAIGGYAVR from the coding sequence ATGAGCACCGACACCTTGGGGTTGAGGGAACAGAAGAAGCGAGAGACCCGGCAGGCCATCTCTGACCACGCTACCCAACTGTTCCTGGAACGTGGCTTCGACCGGACGACGATCGCCGACATCGCCGCCGCGGCCAGGGTCGCGAAGATGACCGTGACCAACTATTTCCCCCGCAAGGAGGACCTGGCCCTCGACCACCACGAGGAGTTCGCGGCGGGGCTGGCGGAGACGGTCGCGCACCGGCCGGCCGGGGAGTCGGCGCTGGGGGCGGTGCGGCGGGCGTATCTGGCGGCGCTGGAGCAGCGGGATCCGGTCATCGGCTTCACCGGCCGGGAGTTCGCCCGGATGATCGCCGAGAGCCCGACGCTGGTGGCGCGGCTGCGGGATCTGCACGACCAGCGGGAGGAGGCCCTGGCCCGGCAGCTCGTGCGGGAGGCGCCGGGCGATCCGGTCGCCGCGCGGGCCGTGGCGGCGCAGATCGCGGCGGCGGATCGGCTGCTGTTCAGGGAGTTGCAGGCCCGGATGCTGGCGGGGCAAGACGCTGCCGCAACCGGGGGTGCGGCCCTGGACGAGGGTGGGGACGGCGTCACAAGCCCGCGTGAAGGAGCCGAGGTGGGCGGGGGCGGCGTCACAAGCCCGCGTGGAGGAGCCGAGGAGGATGCGGGCCGGCGGGTCGACGGCATCGCCGTCGCGCTCGGCGAGATCGCGCGCCGGGTCTTCGACCTCCTGGAGCCCGCCATCGGCGGATACGCCGTCCGCTGA
- a CDS encoding winged helix DNA-binding domain-containing protein: MTLTPELGPRVLNRTTLERQLLLNRSELSAAQAIERLVAVQGQEIDAPYLGLWTRLASFTQADLAALLNDRRVVRGSLLRGTQHLALADDYVWIRPLVQVILSRTRQAAFGRLMRGVDVEELAALARGHLAGRTLTRPQLRDLLRERWPEVDPVALGFSPQALLPIVHTPPNGLWGTGGPTPFTLAEEWLGRPLEPAPPVERLVARYLAAFGPASVMDVQMWSGLTRLRGVMEAMPGLRRYRDASGRVLFDLADAPLAAADAPAPVRFLPWFDNLIVAFADRGRMMTAEQRKQVCVGAAVHPTFLVDGTVGGMWELKDGVLTVEPFEALSDEVMGELAVEGARLMAFAGVQGGEIVWSPPRRSLTVA; encoded by the coding sequence ATGACGCTGACCCCCGAGCTCGGCCCCCGCGTACTCAACCGCACCACGCTGGAGCGGCAGCTCCTGCTGAACCGTTCGGAGCTGTCCGCCGCCCAGGCCATCGAGCGCCTGGTGGCGGTGCAGGGCCAGGAGATCGACGCGCCGTACCTCGGCCTGTGGACCCGCCTGGCCTCCTTCACCCAGGCCGACCTGGCGGCGCTCCTGAACGACAGGCGGGTGGTGCGCGGCTCGCTGCTGCGCGGCACGCAACACCTGGCGCTGGCCGACGACTACGTGTGGATCCGGCCGCTGGTGCAGGTGATCCTGTCGCGTACCCGGCAGGCGGCGTTCGGGCGGCTGATGCGCGGGGTGGACGTCGAGGAGCTCGCCGCACTGGCCCGCGGCCACCTGGCAGGACGCACGCTCACCCGCCCTCAGCTCCGCGACCTGCTGCGCGAGCGGTGGCCCGAGGTCGACCCCGTCGCGCTGGGCTTCTCGCCGCAGGCGCTGCTGCCGATCGTGCACACGCCGCCGAACGGGCTCTGGGGGACGGGCGGGCCCACGCCGTTCACACTGGCGGAGGAGTGGCTGGGCCGGCCACTGGAGCCGGCGCCGCCGGTGGAGCGGCTCGTGGCGCGCTACCTGGCGGCGTTCGGGCCGGCGAGCGTGATGGACGTGCAGATGTGGTCGGGGCTGACCCGGCTGCGCGGTGTCATGGAGGCGATGCCCGGCCTGCGCCGCTACCGCGACGCCTCCGGCCGCGTCCTGTTCGACCTGGCGGACGCGCCGCTCGCCGCCGCCGACGCGCCCGCGCCCGTCCGCTTCCTGCCCTGGTTCGACAACCTCATCGTCGCCTTCGCCGACCGCGGCCGGATGATGACCGCTGAGCAGCGGAAGCAGGTGTGCGTGGGGGCGGCTGTCCATCCCACGTTCCTGGTCGACGGAACTGTCGGTGGCATGTGGGAGCTTAAGGACGGTGTGCTGACGGTCGAGCCGTTCGAGGCGTTGAGCGATGAGGTGATGGGGGAGCTGGCCGTCGAGGGGGCGCGGTTGATGGCGTTCGCGGGGGTGCAGGGAGGGGAGATCGTATGGTCGCCGCCGAGGAGGTCCTTGACGGTCGCGTGA
- a CDS encoding WS/DGAT/MGAT family O-acyltransferase, which yields MPQLTALDAQFLHFETATNIANIAGLAILDGDLNRTDLQTLLDRKLPYVPALRRRLAAVPLGLDHPYWVQEDDLDLDYHVREIGLPPPGDDRQLADQISRLHARRLDRGRPLWEIYLIHGLSGGRMGLYTKIHHAAVDGIGGADVLAALLDLTPEPGPPPTVPPERDEPPPGPWAMVARGLTRLAGNPAQAVRFAASAVPHLDEIPVVSWVPGAAALSGLARRIEGSGQAPELPALPAPRTPFSGPLSQHRRFAFVSLPLEEIKQVRKGFGVTVNDVVMAVCAGGLRAWLARHGGVPRQPLVAGVPFSLRAAGEEGPGNQVAIMTAPLAVHVADPVARLHHVRHAMHRIKDRFSLAPARWLREFSESMPAALMGLASRSAFALVGQAAPPFNLIISNVPGPQFPLYVCGARLLCHYPVSVITDVSGGVNITAFSYDGSLDIGIVTDREMVPDAWELAGHLRDALEELRNAEGNLPH from the coding sequence ATGCCACAGCTGACCGCCCTGGACGCGCAGTTCCTCCATTTCGAGACCGCCACGAACATCGCCAACATCGCCGGCCTGGCCATCCTGGACGGCGACCTCAACCGCACCGACCTGCAGACCCTGCTCGATCGCAAGCTGCCCTACGTGCCCGCGTTACGACGCCGGCTGGCCGCCGTGCCGCTGGGGCTGGACCATCCGTACTGGGTGCAGGAGGACGATCTCGACCTCGACTACCACGTCCGCGAGATCGGCCTGCCGCCACCCGGCGACGACCGGCAGCTCGCCGACCAGATCTCGCGCCTGCACGCCCGCCGGCTCGACCGGGGCCGGCCGCTGTGGGAGATCTACCTGATCCACGGGCTGTCCGGCGGCCGCATGGGCCTCTACACCAAGATCCACCACGCGGCCGTGGACGGCATCGGCGGCGCCGACGTACTCGCCGCGCTGCTCGACCTCACGCCCGAGCCCGGGCCGCCGCCCACCGTCCCGCCCGAGCGGGACGAGCCGCCCCCCGGGCCGTGGGCGATGGTGGCGCGCGGCCTGACCAGGCTGGCGGGCAACCCCGCGCAGGCCGTACGGTTCGCCGCGAGCGCCGTCCCGCACCTGGACGAGATCCCCGTCGTGTCGTGGGTCCCCGGCGCCGCGGCGCTCTCCGGGCTCGCCCGCCGCATCGAGGGCAGCGGCCAGGCGCCGGAGCTGCCCGCGCTGCCCGCGCCCAGGACGCCGTTCAGCGGGCCCCTGTCGCAGCACCGGCGCTTCGCGTTCGTGTCGCTGCCGCTGGAGGAGATCAAGCAGGTGCGCAAGGGGTTCGGGGTCACGGTCAACGACGTGGTCATGGCCGTGTGCGCGGGCGGGCTGCGTGCGTGGCTGGCCCGGCACGGCGGGGTGCCTCGGCAGCCGCTGGTGGCGGGGGTGCCGTTCTCGCTGCGGGCCGCGGGCGAGGAGGGGCCGGGCAACCAGGTGGCGATCATGACGGCGCCGCTGGCCGTTCACGTCGCCGACCCGGTCGCGCGGCTGCACCACGTCCGGCACGCCATGCACCGCATCAAGGACAGGTTCTCGCTGGCGCCCGCGCGGTGGCTGCGCGAGTTCAGCGAGTCGATGCCCGCCGCGCTCATGGGGCTGGCCTCGCGCTCGGCGTTCGCGCTGGTCGGCCAGGCCGCGCCGCCGTTCAATCTGATCATCTCGAACGTGCCCGGCCCCCAGTTCCCCCTGTACGTGTGCGGCGCGCGGCTGCTCTGCCACTACCCCGTCTCGGTGATCACGGACGTGAGCGGAGGCGTGAACATCACGGCCTTCTCCTACGACGGCTCCCTCGACATCGGCATCGTCACCGACAGGGAGATGGTGCCGGACGCCTGGGAACTGGCCGGCCACCTGCGCGACGCCCTGGAGGAGCTGCGCAATGCGGAAGGGAACTTGCCGCATTAG
- a CDS encoding winged helix DNA-binding domain-containing protein — MLSLRDLNRATLARQHLLSRHEGDVADVVHRLVGLQAQEPRPPYLGIWTRLAGFERADLHAALHARTLVRATMWRGTLHLVTAADFAAFRPVVAPVLEAAARRFDGVDFEAVSAAARRLLTAGPMTFNELRPRLLEEFPGGYDRALGYAVRMLTPLVIEPTEDRWSYPRDPAFGLPAVAPAPAGVPVLIERYLAAFGPATPADVQTWSGLRGLRDIMTGMDLERVKDFAGRELFDLPGAPRPGGDVPAPVRFLPDFDTLILGHADRTRVLADEHKGFVATKNLRVRAVYLVDGFAAGTWQIKRSGKKARLLVTPFAGTDLDVLEEEGLRLLTFAEPDATSLALEAVDAV; from the coding sequence ATGCTCAGCCTTCGCGACCTCAACCGTGCCACCCTGGCCCGTCAGCACCTGCTCTCCCGTCACGAGGGGGATGTGGCCGACGTGGTGCACCGCCTGGTGGGCCTGCAGGCGCAGGAGCCGCGCCCGCCGTACCTCGGGATCTGGACGCGGCTGGCGGGGTTCGAGCGTGCCGACCTGCACGCGGCGCTGCACGCCCGCACGCTGGTGCGGGCCACGATGTGGCGGGGCACGCTGCACCTCGTGACGGCCGCCGACTTCGCGGCGTTCCGGCCGGTGGTGGCGCCGGTGCTGGAGGCCGCCGCGCGGCGCTTCGACGGGGTGGACTTCGAGGCGGTCTCGGCCGCGGCGCGGCGGTTGCTGACGGCGGGGCCGATGACGTTCAACGAGCTGCGGCCGCGGCTGCTGGAGGAGTTTCCCGGAGGGTACGACCGGGCGCTGGGGTACGCCGTGCGCATGCTGACCCCGCTGGTCATCGAGCCGACCGAGGACCGGTGGAGCTACCCGCGCGACCCCGCCTTCGGCCTGCCCGCCGTCGCGCCGGCCCCGGCCGGCGTGCCCGTGCTGATCGAGCGGTACCTCGCCGCCTTCGGCCCCGCCACCCCCGCCGACGTGCAGACCTGGTCGGGGCTGCGCGGCCTGCGCGACATCATGACCGGCATGGACCTGGAGCGCGTGAAGGACTTCGCCGGGCGCGAGCTGTTCGACCTGCCCGGCGCGCCCCGGCCCGGCGGCGACGTGCCAGCCCCCGTCCGCTTCCTGCCCGACTTCGACACCCTGATCCTCGGCCACGCCGACCGCACCCGCGTGCTGGCCGACGAGCACAAGGGCTTCGTCGCCACCAAGAACCTGCGCGTGCGGGCCGTCTACCTGGTGGACGGCTTCGCGGCCGGGACGTGGCAGATCAAGCGCTCGGGCAAGAAGGCCAGGCTGCTCGTCACCCCGTTCGCCGGGACGGACCTGGACGTGCTGGAGGAGGAGGGCCTGCGGCTGCTCACCTTCGCCGAGCCCGACGCCACCTCGCTGGCTCTTGAAGCCGTGGACGCAGTCTGA
- a CDS encoding cysteine desulfurase-like protein encodes MPFPIKEVRATYPALADGYAYLDGAAGTQTPRPVIDAIATAYRTGIGNVGGAFPASHRSDAIVAACRAAVADLVGGHPDGVILGPNMTTLTYRLCRALAGPGDEVVLSRLDHDANVRPWTQTGATVRWAEVDPVTGELPVEQYAELINERTRVVAVTAASNILGTRPDVPAIAELAHRAGALMYVDGVHATPHGPVDMRALGADFYATSAYKWSGPHIGAVIADPALLETVRPDKLASSPDTVPHRFETGTLPFADLDGVTAAVDHLAAMVPGTGSRRERLLTSMAAAEEHELALFAELVAGLETMPHVTLYGKPARRTATAYFNVAGHAPRQVAERLARLRVNVWSGHSYAWELTGALGIRDTGGAVRAGLVHYNDRSDVDRLLEGVAGLG; translated from the coding sequence ATGCCTTTCCCCATCAAAGAGGTACGTGCCACGTACCCCGCCCTGGCCGACGGCTACGCCTACCTCGACGGCGCCGCCGGCACGCAGACCCCCCGCCCCGTGATCGACGCCATCGCCACCGCCTACCGGACGGGGATCGGCAACGTCGGCGGTGCCTTCCCGGCCAGCCACCGCTCCGACGCCATCGTGGCCGCCTGCCGCGCCGCCGTGGCCGACCTGGTCGGCGGCCACCCGGACGGCGTGATACTCGGCCCGAACATGACCACTCTCACCTACCGCCTGTGCAGGGCGCTGGCGGGCCCGGGCGACGAGGTCGTGCTCTCCCGCCTGGACCACGACGCCAACGTGCGTCCCTGGACGCAGACCGGCGCCACCGTGCGCTGGGCCGAGGTGGACCCGGTCACCGGCGAGCTGCCCGTCGAGCAGTACGCGGAGCTGATCAACGAGCGGACCAGGGTCGTCGCGGTCACGGCGGCCAGCAACATCCTCGGCACCCGCCCCGACGTGCCCGCCATCGCGGAGCTGGCGCACCGGGCGGGCGCGCTGATGTACGTGGACGGCGTGCACGCCACCCCGCACGGCCCGGTGGACATGCGGGCGCTGGGCGCCGACTTCTACGCCACCAGCGCGTACAAGTGGTCGGGCCCGCACATCGGCGCGGTGATCGCCGACCCGGCGCTGCTGGAGACCGTCAGGCCCGACAAGCTGGCCTCCTCGCCCGACACGGTGCCGCACCGTTTCGAGACGGGTACGCTGCCGTTCGCCGACCTCGACGGGGTGACCGCCGCCGTGGACCACCTGGCCGCCATGGTGCCGGGCACGGGCAGCCGCCGCGAGCGCCTGCTCACCTCGATGGCCGCCGCCGAGGAGCACGAGCTGGCGCTGTTCGCCGAGCTCGTCGCGGGCCTGGAGACGATGCCGCACGTCACCCTGTACGGCAAGCCGGCCAGGCGCACCGCCACCGCCTACTTCAACGTGGCCGGGCACGCCCCGCGCCAGGTGGCCGAGCGCCTGGCCAGGCTGCGTGTGAACGTGTGGAGCGGCCACAGCTACGCCTGGGAGCTGACCGGCGCGCTCGGCATCCGTGACACGGGCGGCGCGGTGCGCGCGGGCCTGGTGCACTACAACGACCGCTCGGACGTCGACCGCCTCCTGGAGGGGGTGGCCGGCCTGGGGTGA
- a CDS encoding purine-cytosine permease family protein, with product MASAVGVDDYALTRVPQSARYSWWSVAVQRFGQVSALSQFLLGATLGFGMGFWEAFLALTLGAVILEVVAVFVGIIGMREGLSTSMLARWTGFGRSGSALIGLAIGISLVGWFGIQSAVSAQGLAALVGGLPEWGWSLVFGLVVTSIVLWGFGSMAWTAYVTVPAFLVLVGWSIISELSRHDVGALMASAPPGPQLSLLEGTTLVAGGFIVGSIITPDMTRFNRSVADVVKQTVLGVTLGEYVIGMAGVLLAHAVGTSEITTIVTSSVGWVGILVIVAGTIKINDWNLYSSGLGLVNFVGTVFGKQVHRGLATALIGVVGSVLAAAGILGAFTEFLTLLGVAFPPIAGIMVAEYFVVRRWRGDLEAARARGELPEQAPAWVPATLVIWLVAALVGRFVEVGLGSINSLVVAFVLYVVAGKLGLVRGVGAGRTEQVRV from the coding sequence ATGGCCTCAGCCGTCGGTGTCGACGATTACGCGCTCACCAGGGTCCCCCAGAGCGCCCGCTACTCCTGGTGGTCGGTCGCCGTGCAACGGTTCGGCCAGGTCTCCGCGCTCAGCCAGTTCCTGCTCGGCGCCACGCTGGGCTTCGGGATGGGGTTCTGGGAGGCGTTCCTCGCGCTGACCCTGGGCGCCGTCATCCTGGAGGTGGTGGCCGTCTTCGTCGGCATCATCGGGATGCGGGAGGGGCTGTCCACCTCCATGCTGGCCCGCTGGACGGGGTTCGGCCGGTCCGGGTCCGCCCTGATCGGCCTGGCGATCGGCATCAGCCTCGTGGGCTGGTTCGGCATCCAGTCGGCGGTCTCCGCGCAGGGGCTGGCCGCCCTGGTGGGCGGGCTGCCGGAGTGGGGCTGGTCGCTGGTGTTCGGGCTGGTGGTCACCTCGATCGTGCTGTGGGGTTTCGGCTCCATGGCGTGGACGGCGTACGTGACCGTGCCCGCGTTCCTCGTCCTGGTCGGCTGGTCGATCATCAGCGAGCTGTCCCGGCACGACGTGGGCGCGCTGATGGCCTCGGCGCCGCCCGGCCCGCAGCTCAGCCTGCTGGAGGGCACGACGCTGGTCGCGGGCGGGTTCATCGTGGGCTCGATCATCACGCCGGACATGACCAGGTTCAACCGCAGCGTCGCCGACGTGGTCAAGCAGACGGTGCTCGGCGTCACGCTCGGCGAGTACGTCATCGGCATGGCCGGGGTGCTGCTCGCGCACGCCGTCGGCACCAGCGAGATCACCACCATCGTCACCTCGTCGGTCGGCTGGGTCGGCATCCTGGTGATCGTCGCCGGCACCATCAAGATCAACGACTGGAACCTCTACTCCTCCGGCCTCGGCCTGGTGAACTTCGTCGGCACGGTCTTCGGCAAGCAGGTGCACCGCGGCCTGGCCACCGCGCTCATCGGCGTGGTCGGCAGCGTGCTGGCCGCGGCCGGCATCCTGGGCGCCTTCACCGAGTTCCTGACGCTGCTCGGCGTGGCGTTCCCGCCCATCGCCGGGATCATGGTGGCCGAGTACTTCGTGGTGCGGCGCTGGCGCGGCGACCTGGAGGCCGCCAGGGCGCGCGGGGAACTGCCGGAGCAGGCGCCGGCCTGGGTGCCGGCCACGCTGGTGATCTGGCTGGTCGCGGCCTTGGTGGGCAGGTTCGTGGAGGTCGGGCTCGGCAGCATCAACTCGCTGGTCGTGGCCTTCGTGCTCTACGTGGTGGCGGGGAAGCTGGGGCTGGTGCGGGGCGTGGGGGCCGGCCGTACCGAGCAGGTGCGGGTCTGA